Proteins encoded in a region of the Podarcis muralis chromosome 6, rPodMur119.hap1.1, whole genome shotgun sequence genome:
- the STK32C gene encoding serine/threonine-protein kinase 32C isoform X3, producing MPLPSLNFDHFQILRAIGKGSFGKVCIVQKRDTEKMYAMKYMNKQQCVERDEVRNVFRELEILQEIEHAFLVNLWYSFQDEEDMFMVVDLLLGGDLRYHLQQNVQFTEETVKLYICEMASALDYLRSQHIIHRDVKPDNILLDEQGHAHLTDFNIATIIRDGERATALAGTKPYMAPEIFHSFLNGGTGYSFEVDWWSLGVMAYELLRGWRPYDIHSNSPVESLVQLFSTVSVQYVTGWSKDTVALLRKLLTVNPEHRFSSLASIQTSSYLSNVDWDEICEKKVEAGFVPNKGRLHCDPTFELEEMILESRPLHKKKKRLAKNKSRDNSKDSSQSENDYLQDCLEAIQQDFVIFNREKLKRSQDQMNESISPPETTDEAETETESENSNLNMCSSVCSSTGSS from the exons GTGTGCATTGTACAAAAGAGAGATACAGAGAAGATGTATGCCATGAAGTACATGAATAAACAGCAGTGCGTTGAAAGGGATGAGGTTCGAAATGTGTTCAGAGAACTGGAGATCCTGCAGGAAATTGAGCATGCCTTCTTGGTGAATCTCTG GTACTCATTTCAGGATGAAGAAGACATGTTTATGGTAGTGGATTTACTCCTGGGTGGTGACCTACGTTATCATCTCCAGCAAAACGTGCAGTTCACCGAGGAAACGGTGAAACTCTATATCTGTGAGATGGCATCAGCTTTAGACTATTTGCGCAGTCAGCATATTATACACAG AGACGTGAAACCAGACAATATTCTCCTTGATGAACAAG GCCATGCACAcctaacagattttaatattgcaaCAATCATCCGTGATGGTGAACGAGCAACCGCGTTAGCTGGGACTAAGCCGTATATGG CTCCGGAGATCTTTCATTCCTTTCTGAATGGTGGAACTGGTTACTCCTTCGAAGTTGACTGGTGGTCCCTGGGAGTGATGGCATACGAGCTCCTCCGTGGATGG aGGCCTTATGACATCCACTCTAACAGCCCCGTGGAATCCTTAGTTCAGTTGTTCAGCACCGTGAGTGTCCAGTACGTAACAGGATGGTCAAAGGACACGGTCGCCTTATTAAGAAAG CTTCTGACAGTGAACCCTGAGCACCGGTTTTCTAGCTTAGCTAGCATCCAGACTTCTTCCTACTTATCTAACGTGGACTGGGACGAAATCTGTGAAAAGAAAGTGGAGGCAGGATTTGTGCCTAAC AAAGGCCGTCTGCATTGTGACCCCACCTTTGAGCTGGAGGAGATGATCCTGGAGTCGAGGCCGCTgcacaagaagaaaaagaggctTGCAAAGAATAAATCCAGGGATAATAGCAAGGATAGTTCACAATCG gAAAACGACTACCTCCAGGATTGCCTGGAAGCAATTCAGCAAGATTTTGTCATTTTTAACAGAGAAAA GTTGAAGAGGAGCCAAGATCAAATGAACGAgtccatttctcctcctgaaaCCACCGACGAAGCGGAGACTGAAACAGAATCTGAAAACTCCAACCTGAATATGTGTAGCTCAGTATGTTCTTCCACCGGCAGCAGCTAG
- the STK32C gene encoding serine/threonine-protein kinase 32C isoform X4: protein MYAMKYMNKQQCVERDEVRNVFRELEILQEIEHAFLVNLWYSFQDEEDMFMVVDLLLGGDLRYHLQQNVQFTEETVKLYICEMASALDYLRSQHIIHRDVKPDNILLDEQGHAHLTDFNIATIIRDGERATALAGTKPYMAPEIFHSFLNGGTGYSFEVDWWSLGVMAYELLRGWRPYDIHSNSPVESLVQLFSTVSVQYVTGWSKDTVALLRKLLTVNPEHRFSSLASIQTSSYLSNVDWDEICEKKVEAGFVPNKGRLHCDPTFELEEMILESRPLHKKKKRLAKNKSRDNSKDSSQSENDYLQDCLEAIQQDFVIFNREKLKRSQDQMNESISPPETTDEAETETESENSNLNMCSSVCSSTGSS from the exons ATGTATGCCATGAAGTACATGAATAAACAGCAGTGCGTTGAAAGGGATGAGGTTCGAAATGTGTTCAGAGAACTGGAGATCCTGCAGGAAATTGAGCATGCCTTCTTGGTGAATCTCTG GTACTCATTTCAGGATGAAGAAGACATGTTTATGGTAGTGGATTTACTCCTGGGTGGTGACCTACGTTATCATCTCCAGCAAAACGTGCAGTTCACCGAGGAAACGGTGAAACTCTATATCTGTGAGATGGCATCAGCTTTAGACTATTTGCGCAGTCAGCATATTATACACAG AGACGTGAAACCAGACAATATTCTCCTTGATGAACAAG GCCATGCACAcctaacagattttaatattgcaaCAATCATCCGTGATGGTGAACGAGCAACCGCGTTAGCTGGGACTAAGCCGTATATGG CTCCGGAGATCTTTCATTCCTTTCTGAATGGTGGAACTGGTTACTCCTTCGAAGTTGACTGGTGGTCCCTGGGAGTGATGGCATACGAGCTCCTCCGTGGATGG aGGCCTTATGACATCCACTCTAACAGCCCCGTGGAATCCTTAGTTCAGTTGTTCAGCACCGTGAGTGTCCAGTACGTAACAGGATGGTCAAAGGACACGGTCGCCTTATTAAGAAAG CTTCTGACAGTGAACCCTGAGCACCGGTTTTCTAGCTTAGCTAGCATCCAGACTTCTTCCTACTTATCTAACGTGGACTGGGACGAAATCTGTGAAAAGAAAGTGGAGGCAGGATTTGTGCCTAAC AAAGGCCGTCTGCATTGTGACCCCACCTTTGAGCTGGAGGAGATGATCCTGGAGTCGAGGCCGCTgcacaagaagaaaaagaggctTGCAAAGAATAAATCCAGGGATAATAGCAAGGATAGTTCACAATCG gAAAACGACTACCTCCAGGATTGCCTGGAAGCAATTCAGCAAGATTTTGTCATTTTTAACAGAGAAAA GTTGAAGAGGAGCCAAGATCAAATGAACGAgtccatttctcctcctgaaaCCACCGACGAAGCGGAGACTGAAACAGAATCTGAAAACTCCAACCTGAATATGTGTAGCTCAGTATGTTCTTCCACCGGCAGCAGCTAG